CGCACGGGCAACCTCGAGCCGTTCAACGCCTCCGCGCCCGGCTTCCTGGAGATCGACGAGGATGAAGCCGCGCACCACCTGGGTCAGCAGCGCAGTGAGGGCAGCGCGGTTCCTGGCCCTGCCGAGCCCGACCCGGCCGCCGCTCAATGACGGCTGTGGCGGCCATCGACGTCAGGCAGGCGCGCGAGCTGCTGGAGGCCGGCGACGCCGTGCTGATCGATGTGCGCGAGCCGGATGAGTTCGCCGCCGCCCGCATCAAGGGCGCGATCCTGGCGCCGCTCAGCCAGATGCCCCAGGCCTGGTTGGGGCTGGATCTGCCGGTCGACAAGACGGTGATCGTCATGTGCCGCGTCGGCGGCCGCAGCGGACGGGTGTGCGCGGCCTTTGGTCCAGAGGGACCGGACGGCCAGGCGGTGGTCAACATGGACGGCGGCATCCTGGCCTGGCAGGCGGCCGGCCTGCCTGTCACCGAGGGCGATCAGTAGCCCAGCGCGCCAAGGCGTCTCGCATCCATTGTGGGGCGTCGACGAAGTCGGGCTGAAGATCGGTCATCGCGGCGGCTCGTTCCCGCATCTGCTCCAACGGCGGCATGTCGTGCTGCGCGCGTTCCGCGTCCGTTGTCGCCGGATCGACGTCCCAAAGCCGCCAGCCCTGTCCATCGGGCACGATGTTGGATCCGAACTTCTGCGGTCGGCCGGAATACATGAGCGAACGATCCAGCGCCGCCGCCGCCAGCCAGCGCGCGTTGCGATACCCGAGCTGGTCGGCGCGGGTCGCCAGCTGATGCGCCTGATAGGCTTCATCGCTGCGGTCGCCGTGGTTCAGCACCCAGGCCGCGGCGTAGAAATCTTGCGCGGTGCTAGGTGGAGCCGCGGCGAGCAGGTGGAGGACCCGCTTACGCCGGTCGGCGTCTCGCCGGCGCAGGGCGGCATAGGCGGCCGTACCCGCAACCACGGCGCGATCCTCCGCCTGATCGTCGGCGAGCAGTTCGCAATACGACCCGCCCGCGTCCGTCACCGGCTCAGGCCTCCGCGC
The genomic region above belongs to Brevundimonas sp. PAMC22021 and contains:
- a CDS encoding rhodanese-like domain-containing protein yields the protein MTAVAAIDVRQARELLEAGDAVLIDVREPDEFAAARIKGAILAPLSQMPQAWLGLDLPVDKTVIVMCRVGGRSGRVCAAFGPEGPDGQAVVNMDGGILAWQAAGLPVTEGDQ